In Pseudoalteromonas carrageenovora IAM 12662, the following proteins share a genomic window:
- a CDS encoding manganese-dependent inorganic pyrophosphatase — protein MSMYVVGHKIPDSDSICGAIALAYLKNQIDEPAIPTRLGEVSPETQFILDKFGFEAPELKLSYAGEDVYIVDHTEKTQAPDDIDQARVVGVVDHHKLGDLTSSTPLECWIRPVGCSNTIIKMMYDFYSVEIPKDIAGIMMCAILSDTVIFKSPTCTTADIKCVEALAEIAGVEDFKELGMDMFHVKSAVEDTPARDLVMRDFKDFNMNGNLVGIGQLEVIDLAVFDDIKADLEADIAKLKTEGNRHSVFLLLTDIMKEGSEMLIVSDDANLVEQAYGVKPENDKVWLDGVLSRKKQVVPPLQDAFAKA, from the coding sequence ATGTCTATGTATGTAGTGGGCCATAAAATCCCAGATTCAGATTCTATTTGTGGTGCAATTGCACTGGCTTATTTAAAAAACCAAATCGATGAGCCGGCAATACCAACTCGTCTTGGTGAAGTTTCACCAGAAACTCAATTTATCCTTGATAAATTTGGTTTCGAAGCACCTGAGCTTAAATTAAGCTACGCGGGCGAAGATGTGTATATTGTGGATCACACAGAAAAAACACAAGCACCTGATGATATCGACCAAGCCCGTGTTGTTGGCGTGGTAGATCACCATAAATTAGGTGACTTAACATCATCTACTCCGCTTGAATGTTGGATCCGTCCTGTTGGCTGTTCAAATACCATTATTAAAATGATGTACGATTTTTACAGCGTAGAAATCCCTAAAGACATCGCAGGTATTATGATGTGTGCAATTTTAAGCGACACCGTAATATTTAAATCACCTACATGTACCACTGCCGATATTAAATGTGTTGAAGCACTTGCTGAAATTGCGGGTGTTGAAGACTTTAAAGAACTAGGCATGGATATGTTCCACGTTAAGTCTGCAGTAGAAGATACACCTGCACGTGACTTAGTTATGCGTGACTTTAAAGATTTCAACATGAACGGTAACCTAGTAGGTATTGGCCAACTAGAAGTAATCGACCTTGCTGTGTTTGACGATATTAAAGCTGACCTTGAAGCTGATATTGCAAAACTTAAAACTGAAGGTAATCGTCACTCTGTATTTTTACTGCTTACCGATATCATGAAAGAAGGCTCAGAGATGCTAATTGTATCTGACGATGCAAACCTAGTTGAGCAGGCTTACGGCGTTAAACCAGAAAATGATAAAGTATGGTTAGATGGTGTATTAAGCCGTAAAAAGCAAGTAGTACCACCACTACAAGATGCGTTTGCTAAAGCCTAA
- a CDS encoding symmetrical bis(5'-nucleosyl)-tetraphosphatase — protein MADYAIGDLQGCFSEFNTLLQRVNFNPSQDHLYLVGDVVARGPDSLACLDHIYKHQDSMTITLGNHDLHMVACYYLNKSINPKDKLGPIFESPHLARYISFLQTQPLAIELKQYNCFISHAGLNPDWTISNALRYAEFAKSCYQSSNAKLFFERMYQPHPDKFSSELDDFEKFRYIVNYFTRMRFLTANNQLELNAKGAITDSRELTPWFKHPNIVNAKHDIIFGHWAALEGKTANPCIHALDTGCVWGGSMTLMELSNKKLIVEKSHLLSK, from the coding sequence ATGGCCGATTACGCAATAGGTGATTTACAAGGGTGTTTTAGTGAATTTAACACCCTTTTACAACGCGTTAATTTTAACCCAAGCCAAGATCACTTATATTTAGTTGGCGATGTTGTAGCCCGAGGGCCAGACTCTCTTGCTTGCCTAGATCACATTTACAAACACCAAGATAGTATGACTATCACTTTAGGTAATCACGACCTTCACATGGTTGCCTGTTATTACCTTAACAAATCAATTAATCCTAAAGACAAATTAGGCCCTATATTTGAAAGCCCTCACCTAGCTCGCTACATTTCTTTTTTACAAACTCAGCCATTAGCAATAGAGCTAAAACAATATAATTGTTTTATTTCTCATGCAGGGTTAAACCCTGATTGGACAATAAGCAATGCGCTAAGGTACGCCGAATTTGCAAAAAGCTGCTACCAATCAAGTAATGCTAAACTATTTTTTGAGCGTATGTATCAGCCTCATCCTGATAAATTTTCAAGTGAACTTGATGATTTTGAAAAGTTTAGATACATAGTTAATTACTTTACTCGCATGCGTTTTTTAACTGCTAATAATCAATTAGAGCTTAATGCAAAAGGTGCAATAACTGATAGTCGCGAGCTAACGCCATGGTTTAAACACCCAAATATAGTAAATGCGAAGCACGATATTATTTTTGGCCACTGGGCTGCGCTTGAGGGTAAAACAGCAAACCCATGTATTCATGCCTTAGATACTGGCTGTGTGTGGGGGGGCAGTATGACCCTTATGGAGCTGAGTAATAAAAAATTAATTGTAGAAAAATCCCACCTTTTGTCTAAATAA
- a CDS encoding BaiN/RdsA family NAD(P)/FAD-dependent oxidoreductase has translation MNQVDVIVIGAGAAGLMSAAQAGYRGRSVTVLDMGKKPGRKILISGGGRCNFTNENASPENYLCGNPHFVKSCLSRYTQHDFVELVDRHGLAYHHKTLGQLFCDNNAQDIVDILLTECEWAGVNIKLRNEVISVSKTEIGYSVTTEQETLSCESLVIASGGLTMPKLGATPIGYKVAKQFGLNVLPTMAALVPFTLHQHDKERFEGLSGISIPCEVSSEDGAVFKENILFTHRGLSGPAILQISSFWRAGQAVIINLLPDINLKQQLVDWRESQAQKSLKNSLATILPKRFIEILHESKAIPDCNINQLTHAQIDELVNYIHAWQIKPNGTEGYRTAEVTLGGVDTDELSSKTFEAKKAKGLYFIGEVTDVTGWLGGYNFQYAWSCGFACGQYA, from the coding sequence ATGAATCAAGTAGATGTAATTGTTATTGGCGCAGGTGCAGCCGGGTTAATGAGTGCTGCACAAGCAGGCTACCGAGGCCGAAGCGTTACAGTGCTTGATATGGGTAAAAAACCAGGCCGAAAAATTTTAATAAGTGGTGGAGGGCGTTGTAATTTTACAAACGAAAATGCTAGCCCCGAAAACTACCTATGCGGTAACCCTCACTTTGTTAAATCGTGCCTAAGCCGTTACACGCAACACGACTTTGTTGAGCTCGTGGACCGCCATGGTTTGGCTTATCACCACAAAACCCTAGGCCAACTTTTTTGCGATAACAATGCACAAGACATTGTTGATATTTTACTGACCGAATGTGAGTGGGCCGGGGTAAATATAAAGCTACGCAACGAAGTGATCAGCGTATCAAAAACCGAAATCGGCTATAGCGTTACCACAGAGCAAGAAACCTTGAGCTGTGAATCGCTTGTCATTGCATCTGGTGGCTTAACTATGCCAAAGCTAGGTGCAACTCCAATAGGTTATAAAGTAGCTAAGCAGTTTGGATTAAATGTACTACCGACAATGGCCGCGCTCGTGCCCTTTACTTTGCATCAGCACGATAAAGAACGTTTTGAAGGGCTTTCGGGAATCAGTATTCCTTGTGAAGTTTCAAGCGAAGACGGCGCCGTATTTAAAGAAAATATCCTTTTTACTCACAGAGGATTATCGGGACCTGCAATATTACAAATAAGCTCTTTTTGGCGAGCTGGTCAGGCTGTAATTATAAATTTATTACCAGATATAAACTTAAAACAACAACTTGTGGACTGGCGTGAAAGCCAAGCTCAAAAGTCTCTAAAAAACAGCCTTGCGACTATTTTACCAAAGCGCTTTATAGAAATATTGCATGAAAGCAAAGCAATTCCAGATTGTAATATTAATCAACTTACACATGCCCAAATAGATGAATTAGTAAATTATATTCATGCTTGGCAAATTAAACCCAATGGGACTGAAGGCTATCGAACAGCGGAGGTAACTTTAGGCGGTGTAGATACCGACGAGTTGAGCTCTAAAACCTTTGAAGCTAAAAAAGCTAAAGGCTTATATTTTATAGGTGAAGTAACCGATGTAACAGGCTGGCTTGGTGGCTACAACTTCCAGTATGCTTGGAGCTGTGGATTCGCTTGTGGGCAGTACGCCTAA
- a CDS encoding S8 family peptidase: MTTSNNFKKCAIALTVSTLFAASSSMAQSVSTSMAETSAKLQTQTGFETQFIIKYKNNNNEMASISSTDASPSNMKKRAQSFVKNFASKKGKVKTKYIRAMALNNHHVMRADKKLSAEEAQEFMQEMVASGNVEYIEVDQMLKPFATPNDPRYGDQWHYYEQAGGLNLPTAWDTATGSGVVVAVLDTGYRPHADLNANILPGYDMISNLSVANDGGGRDSDARDPGDAVAANECGSNAAQGSSWHGTHVAGTVAAVTNNGEGVAGVAYDAKVVPVRVLGKCGGLTSDIADGIIWASGGSVSGIPANSNPADVINMSLGGSGSCSSTTQNAINTARSNGTVVVIAAGNDNDNSANYNPGNCSGVVNVASVGRNGGRAYYSNYGSNIDVAAPGGAQSFANDSEGVLSTYNSGSSTPSSDSYAFSQGTSMAAPHVAGVAALIKQAKPNATPDEIESILKSTTRSFSATCTSCGTGIVDAAAAVAAASGTTTPPTGGDNELVDGEAKTGLSGAANAQAYYTMTVPSGATNVTFTMSGGTGDADLYVRAGSQPTTTSYDCRPYEGGNSEECSIDSPAAGTYHVMLRGYSAYSGVSLVGNITGGSTGGGSSTPEAGGGTVSDVSATTGNWKHYTLDVPAGMSTFTVTTSGGSGDADLFVKFGSQPTASSYDCRPYKNGNAETCTFSNPQAGTWHLSVNAYSTFSGLTLSGQYQP; encoded by the coding sequence ATGACAACAAGTAATAACTTCAAAAAATGTGCTATTGCACTAACGGTAAGTACACTTTTTGCTGCTAGCTCAAGCATGGCTCAATCTGTCTCAACCTCAATGGCAGAAACATCTGCAAAACTACAAACCCAAACCGGTTTTGAGACTCAGTTTATTATTAAATACAAAAACAATAATAATGAAATGGCGAGTATTTCTAGTACAGACGCGAGCCCTTCAAATATGAAGAAGCGTGCACAGAGCTTTGTAAAAAACTTCGCATCTAAAAAAGGAAAAGTAAAAACGAAGTATATCCGTGCTATGGCACTTAATAACCATCACGTTATGCGTGCAGACAAAAAACTAAGCGCTGAAGAAGCACAAGAATTTATGCAAGAAATGGTGGCTTCTGGCAATGTTGAATACATTGAAGTGGATCAAATGTTAAAGCCGTTCGCAACGCCTAACGATCCTCGCTATGGCGATCAATGGCACTACTACGAACAAGCAGGTGGTTTAAATTTACCGACCGCTTGGGATACAGCAACAGGTAGCGGCGTAGTGGTTGCGGTACTTGATACTGGTTACCGACCGCATGCAGACTTAAACGCTAACATTTTACCTGGTTACGATATGATCTCTAACCTGTCAGTAGCAAATGATGGCGGCGGTCGCGATAGTGATGCACGCGATCCAGGCGATGCCGTTGCGGCAAACGAATGTGGTAGTAATGCAGCCCAAGGCTCTAGTTGGCATGGGACTCACGTTGCAGGTACGGTTGCTGCAGTTACTAATAATGGCGAAGGTGTAGCCGGTGTTGCTTACGACGCAAAAGTTGTTCCGGTACGAGTACTGGGTAAATGTGGTGGTTTAACATCAGACATTGCTGATGGCATTATTTGGGCTTCTGGTGGAAGTGTGTCTGGCATTCCGGCAAACTCAAACCCTGCTGACGTAATTAACATGAGTTTAGGTGGCAGCGGCTCGTGTAGCTCTACTACTCAAAATGCGATTAACACAGCACGTAGTAATGGTACTGTGGTTGTTATTGCTGCAGGTAACGATAACGATAACTCAGCAAACTACAACCCTGGTAACTGTAGCGGTGTAGTAAACGTGGCATCGGTAGGCCGTAACGGCGGACGTGCATATTACTCAAACTACGGTAGCAATATTGATGTTGCTGCACCGGGTGGCGCGCAAAGCTTTGCGAATGATTCTGAAGGTGTTCTTTCGACTTATAATTCAGGTTCTTCTACACCGTCAAGCGATAGCTACGCCTTCTCTCAAGGTACATCAATGGCAGCCCCTCATGTTGCCGGTGTAGCAGCTCTTATAAAACAAGCTAAACCTAATGCGACTCCTGATGAAATTGAAAGTATTTTAAAATCAACTACTCGTTCATTCTCAGCAACATGTACTAGTTGTGGTACGGGCATTGTTGATGCCGCAGCAGCAGTTGCAGCTGCCAGTGGCACCACTACTCCACCAACTGGCGGAGATAATGAACTTGTTGATGGCGAAGCTAAAACAGGGTTAAGCGGCGCAGCAAATGCACAAGCATACTACACAATGACCGTTCCAAGTGGCGCGACTAACGTAACGTTCACTATGAGTGGTGGCACGGGCGATGCTGACTTATACGTACGTGCTGGAAGCCAACCAACCACAACTAGTTATGATTGTCGCCCATATGAAGGCGGTAATAGCGAAGAGTGTTCAATCGATAGCCCTGCAGCAGGTACATACCATGTAATGCTTCGTGGCTACTCTGCATACTCAGGCGTAAGCTTAGTGGGTAATATTACAGGTGGCTCTACAGGTGGCGGTTCAAGCACGCCTGAAGCCGGTGGTGGTACAGTAAGCGATGTTAGTGCGACTACTGGTAACTGGAAACATTATACTTTAGATGTGCCAGCAGGTATGAGTACATTTACTGTAACAACCTCTGGTGGTAGTGGTGATGCCGACTTATTTGTTAAGTTTGGCAGCCAGCCTACAGCTTCTAGCTACGATTGTCGTCCGTATAAAAATGGAAATGCTGAAACATGTACGTTTAGCAATCCACAAGCGGGAACTTGGCACTTAAGCGTAAATGCTTACAGCACCTTTTCTGGTTTGACGCTTAGCGGACAATACCAACCATAA
- the mutM gene encoding bifunctional DNA-formamidopyrimidine glycosylase/DNA-(apurinic or apyrimidinic site) lyase yields MPELPEVEVSRMGITPHIKNQVVTKVNIYNASMRWPVPDDVYQLEGLTVTSIERRAKYLLLHCELGSTILHLGMSGNLRVVDKSEPLKKHDHVEFVFGNNKALRLNDPRRFGCCLWQEPGEVHKLLSKLGPEPLTDDFFAKRVYEQSRNKKVPVKQFIMDNAVVVGVGNIYANESLFKAGIHPKREAGKVSLKRYQVLIPIIKDTLAAAITQGGTTLKDFAQSDGKPGYFAQELLVYGRKGKPCLTCDNELEEIRLGQRSTVFCSNCQK; encoded by the coding sequence ATGCCTGAATTACCAGAGGTAGAAGTAAGCCGTATGGGGATCACCCCCCATATAAAAAACCAGGTTGTAACTAAGGTCAATATTTATAATGCCAGTATGCGCTGGCCTGTACCTGATGATGTTTACCAGCTAGAAGGGCTAACTGTTACTAGTATTGAGCGCCGTGCAAAATATTTATTACTGCATTGTGAGCTTGGTAGCACTATTTTACATTTAGGTATGTCGGGCAACTTACGGGTTGTAGATAAAAGCGAGCCTTTAAAAAAGCACGACCATGTAGAGTTTGTATTTGGAAATAATAAGGCGCTGCGCTTAAACGATCCACGCCGTTTTGGCTGCTGCTTATGGCAAGAGCCTGGCGAAGTACATAAGTTGCTTTCAAAGCTTGGGCCTGAGCCTCTTACTGATGATTTTTTTGCAAAGCGGGTGTACGAGCAGTCACGCAATAAAAAAGTACCTGTTAAACAGTTTATTATGGATAACGCAGTGGTTGTTGGTGTAGGAAATATTTACGCTAACGAGTCATTGTTTAAAGCAGGGATACATCCAAAACGCGAAGCTGGGAAGGTTTCTCTTAAACGCTATCAAGTGCTTATCCCAATAATAAAAGATACGCTTGCGGCTGCTATAACTCAAGGTGGTACAACCCTTAAAGATTTTGCACAAAGTGATGGTAAGCCGGGCTATTTTGCACAAGAGTTATTAGTGTATGGCCGAAAAGGAAAGCCCTGTTTAACGTGTGATAATGAGTTAGAAGAAATAAGGCTGGGGCAGCGTAGTACCGTTTTTTGTTCAAATTGCCAAAAGTAA
- the coaBC gene encoding bifunctional phosphopantothenoylcysteine decarboxylase/phosphopantothenate--cysteine ligase CoaBC: MINLTNKKIVLGISGGIAAYKCAELVRRLKDAGCEVKVVMSESAKHFITPLTMQAVSGEIVSDSLLDPSAEAAMGHIEFAKWADLILVAPATSNIIAKMAAGIADDLLTTLLLATPAKVAVAPAMNQQMYAHPATQANLATLKARNVLIWGPGKGEQACGDVGAGRMLEPHELVALCTAKEQPQILAGKTITITAGPTREPLDPVRFISNHSSGKMGYALAQAALELGAQVNLISGPVTIKAPAGVNLINIESAEQLLNEALNYAPQSDVFIGCAAVADYRAANVADQKMKKQGDELTLTLVKNPDIIAAVAAIKNNRPYTVGFAAETQNVESYAKSKLKNKNLDMICANDVSKSGLGFNSDHNALTLYWHDESVELPATSKTQIAHQVIEQLAKHL, translated from the coding sequence ATGATTAACTTAACAAACAAAAAAATTGTACTTGGCATTAGCGGCGGTATTGCAGCTTACAAATGTGCAGAGCTAGTTAGGCGCTTAAAAGACGCAGGCTGTGAAGTAAAAGTAGTCATGAGCGAATCAGCTAAACATTTTATAACGCCACTGACCATGCAAGCAGTAAGTGGAGAAATAGTGTCTGATTCATTACTTGACCCATCAGCAGAGGCTGCAATGGGGCATATTGAATTTGCAAAGTGGGCAGACCTTATTTTGGTGGCACCTGCGACAAGCAATATTATTGCTAAAATGGCGGCAGGTATTGCAGATGACTTACTGACCACACTACTACTTGCCACCCCTGCAAAAGTAGCCGTAGCACCTGCAATGAACCAACAAATGTACGCACACCCAGCTACACAAGCAAATTTAGCCACCTTAAAAGCCCGTAACGTGCTTATTTGGGGGCCAGGTAAAGGCGAACAAGCGTGTGGCGATGTAGGCGCAGGGCGCATGCTAGAGCCTCACGAGTTAGTTGCACTTTGTACAGCTAAAGAACAGCCACAAATACTTGCAGGTAAAACAATAACAATTACTGCAGGCCCAACACGAGAGCCTCTTGATCCAGTGCGTTTTATATCAAACCATAGTTCAGGGAAAATGGGTTACGCTCTAGCACAAGCGGCTCTAGAGCTAGGTGCGCAGGTTAATTTAATTTCAGGGCCGGTAACAATTAAAGCGCCAGCTGGTGTAAATTTAATAAATATTGAAAGTGCTGAGCAACTATTAAACGAAGCATTAAACTATGCACCGCAGTCAGACGTATTTATTGGCTGTGCAGCAGTTGCCGACTACAGAGCCGCAAATGTTGCAGATCAAAAAATGAAAAAACAAGGTGATGAGCTCACCCTTACCCTTGTTAAAAACCCCGATATAATTGCCGCTGTTGCTGCTATTAAAAACAACCGACCTTACACTGTAGGCTTTGCAGCCGAAACTCAAAACGTTGAAAGCTACGCTAAAAGTAAGCTTAAAAATAAAAACTTAGATATGATTTGCGCGAATGACGTATCAAAAAGTGGCCTGGGATTTAACTCTGATCATAATGCTTTAACATTATACTGGCACGATGAAAGCGTAGAATTACCAGCAACGAGTAAAACACAAATCGCACATCAAGTGATCGAACAGCTCGCTAAACATCTATAA
- the radC gene encoding RadC family protein codes for MQLTSLPNSLRPREKLIAKGAKALSDAELLAIFLRTGLPGMNVIELAQHLLNENQTLHNLFNASQEEFCAQKGLGTAKYVQLQAVLELSQRYMQERCQRGAVFNSPDSVYDYLTIQMRGLQQEVFMVLYLDSQNRLLKDEVLFYGTINSASVYPREVVKAALKNNAAAVIFAHNHPSGIAEPSQADKLITNKLQQALQLVDISVLDHIIVGGETCVSFAQRGLI; via the coding sequence ATGCAATTAACATCGCTACCAAATTCACTGCGCCCACGCGAAAAACTCATTGCAAAAGGGGCTAAAGCGCTAAGTGATGCCGAGTTACTTGCTATATTTTTACGCACAGGTCTGCCAGGAATGAACGTGATAGAACTTGCTCAGCATCTGCTTAACGAAAATCAAACGTTACATAATTTATTTAATGCCAGCCAAGAAGAGTTTTGCGCTCAAAAAGGTCTTGGTACTGCCAAATATGTACAATTACAAGCGGTGCTTGAGCTAAGTCAGCGTTATATGCAAGAGCGCTGTCAGCGTGGGGCTGTATTTAATTCTCCAGATTCAGTATACGATTACCTAACAATTCAAATGCGTGGTTTGCAGCAGGAAGTTTTTATGGTGTTATACCTCGATAGTCAAAATAGGCTACTCAAAGACGAGGTGCTTTTTTATGGGACAATTAATTCGGCCAGTGTTTACCCAAGAGAAGTAGTTAAAGCTGCGCTTAAAAATAATGCAGCCGCGGTTATTTTTGCACATAATCACCCAAGTGGAATTGCAGAACCAAGCCAAGCAGACAAACTTATTACTAATAAATTGCAACAAGCACTGCAATTAGTCGACATAAGTGTGCTTGATCACATCATTGTTGGCGGTGAAACCTGTGTTTCGTTCGCGCAAAGAGGCCTTATTTAA
- the rpmG gene encoding 50S ribosomal protein L33: MRDKIRLVSTAGTGFFYTTDKNKRNMPEKMEIKKFDPKARKHVIFKEAKIK, encoded by the coding sequence ATGCGCGATAAAATCCGTTTAGTTTCAACTGCTGGTACTGGTTTCTTCTACACTACCGACAAAAACAAGCGTAACATGCCTGAAAAAATGGAAATCAAAAAGTTCGATCCTAAGGCTCGTAAACATGTGATTTTCAAAGAAGCTAAAATCAAGTAA
- the rpmB gene encoding 50S ribosomal protein L28, with product MSKVCQVTGKRPAVGNHRSHARNATRRRFLPNLQTHRFWVESEKRFVTLRTTTKGMRIIDKKGIDAVLTEIRARGEKV from the coding sequence ATGTCTAAAGTATGTCAAGTTACAGGTAAGCGTCCAGCGGTTGGTAATCACCGTTCACACGCGAGAAACGCGACTAGACGTCGTTTCCTACCTAACCTACAAACACACCGTTTTTGGGTTGAAAGTGAAAAACGTTTTGTAACATTACGCACTACTACTAAAGGTATGCGTATTATCGATAAAAAAGGCATCGACGCGGTTCTTACAGAAATCCGTGCTCGCGGCGAAAAAGTTTAA
- a CDS encoding methyl-accepting chemotaxis protein: protein MNLTVSQRIWGGFIFITLLLLIIGGNSLIKIANIDRSTQKVNQLSLPALNKSSELQAEFILMSKAAQASFYTSSAKELEPIKKQVNEQKQLFNTLHRELQEVVKNDTALNQSSQNVEKTYLSFLNTVENLLTDKSKQLALNKALTAQLENIELSAEDANSVVLDIIDIDGFEQNHPRAYQAANNLENNFMSVVSNSTDMLTVKTLSTLDIVKNEQTYYLDEVTRTLALIKPAIEQTHSDLYISLKEYVDTLESNIKGNNGLAANKKRLIDAITLTEAELAQSEQATRMALNQIDELVKQASDVAFKLQQGVRSDVDSANLWTWVGMIIATLIAIAIAIITVSRITKPLAEVNRILDTVASGDMTQRLDDSAKDEFGELSKSCNTLIDSLRSLIKGIISRSTQLAAASEQTSAITAESSQAIRNQQAQVEQAATATTEMSSTSQTVSGSAQQALSEIKNADKEAERVKGISNQNKATIEQLAREVDDASQVINKLHQDSASIGSILDVIRGIADQTNLLALNAAIEAARAGEYGRGFAVVADEVRSLASKTQESTQEIQSMIESLQTGAEAAVTAMGKGKQRAVSCVEQTDLASSALDSITFAVSQAHDVSEEISTAALEQQQVAQEISERLESIVAIAEQTAEGANQTNISSSEVAKLAEELRLSVDEFKV from the coding sequence ATGAACCTAACAGTAAGCCAACGTATTTGGGGTGGTTTTATATTTATTACCCTTTTATTACTAATAATTGGTGGTAACTCCTTAATAAAAATAGCAAACATCGATCGCTCTACTCAAAAAGTGAATCAACTATCACTTCCAGCATTAAATAAAAGCTCTGAGTTACAAGCTGAGTTTATTTTAATGAGTAAAGCCGCTCAAGCTAGCTTTTACACTTCATCAGCTAAAGAATTAGAACCAATAAAAAAACAAGTTAATGAACAAAAGCAGCTATTTAATACACTACATCGCGAACTTCAAGAAGTAGTTAAAAACGATACCGCACTTAATCAAAGTAGCCAAAACGTAGAAAAAACTTACTTAAGCTTTTTAAATACAGTAGAAAACTTACTAACAGATAAAAGCAAACAGCTTGCACTAAATAAAGCCTTAACCGCCCAACTTGAAAATATAGAGCTAAGTGCAGAAGACGCTAACTCGGTCGTATTAGATATTATTGATATTGATGGATTTGAGCAAAACCACCCCCGTGCTTATCAAGCTGCAAACAATTTAGAAAACAATTTTATGTCGGTAGTAAGTAACAGCACCGATATGCTAACTGTAAAAACACTCAGTACGCTCGATATTGTTAAAAATGAGCAAACTTATTACCTTGATGAAGTTACCCGCACACTTGCTCTTATAAAACCAGCAATAGAACAAACACATAGTGACTTGTACATAAGCCTTAAAGAGTATGTAGATACGTTAGAGAGCAACATAAAAGGTAACAACGGGTTAGCTGCTAATAAAAAGCGCTTAATTGATGCGATTACACTGACCGAAGCCGAGCTTGCTCAATCAGAACAAGCAACAAGAATGGCACTTAACCAAATTGATGAGCTTGTAAAACAAGCCAGTGATGTTGCGTTTAAATTACAGCAAGGCGTTCGTAGCGACGTTGACTCAGCTAACTTGTGGACATGGGTAGGTATGATAATAGCTACATTAATTGCTATTGCCATAGCTATTATTACAGTAAGCCGCATTACTAAACCACTCGCTGAAGTTAACCGTATTTTAGACACTGTAGCTAGCGGCGATATGACCCAACGCTTAGACGATAGTGCTAAAGATGAGTTTGGCGAACTATCTAAAAGCTGTAATACCTTAATAGACAGCCTACGTAGCTTAATTAAAGGTATTATTTCTCGCTCTACCCAACTTGCTGCGGCATCAGAGCAAACTTCTGCAATTACTGCCGAATCAAGCCAAGCAATTCGCAACCAGCAGGCACAAGTAGAACAAGCAGCTACAGCAACAACTGAAATGAGCAGTACTTCACAAACAGTAAGTGGCAGTGCTCAACAAGCGCTAAGCGAAATTAAAAATGCCGATAAAGAAGCCGAACGCGTTAAAGGTATTTCAAACCAAAATAAAGCAACTATTGAGCAACTAGCTCGCGAAGTTGATGATGCCTCGCAAGTTATAAATAAACTACACCAAGATAGCGCGTCAATTGGTAGTATTTTAGATGTTATACGCGGTATTGCTGACCAAACTAACTTACTTGCACTTAATGCCGCTATTGAAGCTGCACGTGCGGGTGAATACGGCCGAGGCTTTGCGGTTGTAGCAGACGAAGTGCGCTCTTTGGCAAGCAAAACACAAGAGTCGACCCAAGAGATACAATCGATGATTGAATCGCTACAAACAGGCGCAGAGGCTGCGGTAACAGCAATGGGTAAAGGTAAGCAACGTGCGGTATCGTGTGTTGAACAAACAGACCTAGCAAGTAGCGCGCTTGACTCAATTACTTTTGCTGTATCACAAGCGCATGATGTAAGTGAAGAAATATCAACAGCAGCACTAGAGCAACAACAAGTGGCTCAAGAGATTAGCGAACGTTTAGAGTCAATTGTAGCGATTGCAGAGCAAACTGCTGAAGGCGCAAACCAAACGAACATTTCAAGCTCTGAAGTTGCAAAACTTGCTGAAGAGCTACGTTTATCAGTAGACGAATTTAAAGTTTAA